From Tachypleus tridentatus isolate NWPU-2018 chromosome 8, ASM421037v1, whole genome shotgun sequence, a single genomic window includes:
- the LOC143224007 gene encoding C-reactive protein 3.3-like, whose translation MTRFMVLCVLALAWSTIEINGIRLGDYSRSVNFPLPSSSTQFPRVVFDISLPSLDEFTLCCWMKLTSLSDREFVFFSYAVGSGTDSDEIMASVNRTTSTTELKIKVANNLARLSCEAFTVGTFHKVCITWASVRGRVQFYVDENLCSSEVNGIATGTRVRSGGTIVLGQDQDTVGGTFSSNEAFVGGLTQLNFFDEVLDQDQIRRASTCLSKAFKYSPCCYQEDEISGNIIGWSRTLFSTFDTVQVYSSVVCK comes from the coding sequence ATGACCCGTTTTATGGTACTTTGTGTATTAGCTCTTGCGTGGAGTACAATAGAAATTAATGGTATTAGATTGGGAGATTATTCCCGCAGCGTCAATTTTCCATTGCCTTCGAGTAGCACGCAGTTCCCTCGTGTCGTGTTTGATATATCACTGCCGTCGTTGGATGAATTTACGCTTTGTTGTTGGATGAAATTAACGAGCTTATCCGACAGAGAATTCGTTTTCTTCTCGTACGCAGTCGGCAGTGGCACCGACAGTGATGAAATAATGGCTTCAGTTAACAGGACCACTTCAAcaactgaactaaaaattaaagTTGCCAATAATCTTGCTCGATTGAGCTGTGAAGCATTCACTGTAGGGACATTTCACAAAGTCTGTATCACCTGGGCAAGCGTCAGAGGAAGAGTGCAGTTTTATGTTGACGAAAACCTGTGTAGTAGCGAGGTGAACGGTATCGCAACAGGAACACGAGTTAGGAGCGGCGGTACTATTGTCCTTGGTCAGGACCAAGACACTGTAGGTGGTACGTTCAGCAGTAATGAAGCTTTCGTGGGAGGCCTCACACAATTAAATTTTTTCGACGAGGTCTTGGACCAGGACCAAATACGCCGTGCAAGTACCTGTCTTAGTAAGGCTTTCAAGTACAGTCCCTGTTGTTATCAGGAAGACGAAATCTCAGGCAATATTATTGGCTGGAGCAGAACGTTGTTCTCAACGTTTGATACAGTCCAAGTATATTCGTCCGTTGTTTGTAAATGA